Part of the Aythya fuligula isolate bAytFul2 chromosome 11, bAytFul2.pri, whole genome shotgun sequence genome, TACTGAGCTTGcttaggttttgttttattcataaaGCTAATTAGGGGGGGACTGCTATTGCAGTGGCTCTCCTGTGAGGATACCACCTCAAAGCAAAGATGAAAAAGTCGGAGATCTGAGACTGAGGGAATAGTACATCTAaaactgctgctccctgctttcCTTTTAGTAGATCTAAGGAACTTACATGTCTGTAGAATGAATTTGAGAGTAACTTCATGTCAGTTATCGTTTCTAgcatttgattttctgttttaacaaaaaaaaaatcatgtataaTGTTTGAATTACAGCATATGTATTAATTGGAATACATGCTAATAACTGGCCTTTTAATGTGAATCAAATGTTGGTTTAGATGatcaaaattattaataataaatttaatcttACAAGTCAAaactctgtaaaataaataacctGTTTCTAAAGTATAAACCCTATTCTAAAGTACATTAAAGATAACCGATCATTTAGAACACTTTGGGTCCAGTGTTGGGTATGTAGTTGCCCAGCAGAAGTCTGGGCAAGGATCTTCCTGTCTGGATCCCTGAATGCCCAGATTAAAGCTAAGTTTCTGGTCTGGTTACagtaaattctgtattttgccATGTCTCCAAAAAGACCACTTATAAAAGAAGTCAGCTAGCACTGCATGCATCATGATTTAAGAGACTGTATGAAAATGACtattataaaaatactgtatgaGTTTGAGGTTCATGGTGTATGGAACCCTGGCatgattttaattgaaatactGAATGCTTGATGCTCTGTTTAGAGTGCAGTTACTTTATGGTGCACAGTCAGTAAAGGACAATCTCGAACTGTAATTTGTGAGGTATCTGCAGAGCCACACTTCAGTTTGTAAACAACCTGAAAACAATTTTGTCTCAAAATCATAACAACTTGAATAAACCAGTACAAGGGAAAGAATTAAATACATGTTCTGTAGGGCAACCACTGCGCTTTTTGCAGCACTAGCTCTCCCTGCTGCGTGTTATATGGTACAAATCCACATATTAATTAATGTTATttgatcattttcattttgcatttattgctCTCAGTCTGTCTTTGACTACAAGATAAAGAATAAGGCAGCAGTTCCCAAAACATATGAAATTAGGCACTGGAACTCTGACAACTTGCAcaggttttgcttgtttcttgtttgtaaCTCTGAAGCTGGACAGAGCATTTGTACATTCCAAAGGTGTTCAGCAGCAGTTGTCTGGCCTTGAACTGAACTTCCTCCCATTTAGATGAACTACCAGGAACtgcaaaatcaagaaaatatttaatagaattCAGTTGTTAAGAACACTGGACAATCTAGCTGTTTTCATACTTAACACACTCAGCTACCAACTCAAGTAATTGCTCActcatatatacacacacacgcactaTGTATTATTTTACACCTTTAGGCCTTATCCTGCAACCATAACTATAtcttgataaaaataaataatttagatgGGAGGATGAGGGGGTAGAACTTCTATCCTAAGAATTGATAGGCATGGCAATATATTAGATCCctaaatcagcattttttgaCAAAGCATACAATCTTCCATATGTCAGATTGTTCCACGTGCTGGTTTAGAACTTCACCTGGCCTTTCCCTAGACAAAATATGggaatttctgaagagaaattcTTCCCACACCAAAGTACGTATCATTCCATACTGGATGTTTcagtataaatatattttctttgcatgattttcatttatatttgtcCTTCTTGGCTAACGGTTTCTATACCTCACTGTACGAAAGCATAgttagttgatttttttccaccagaatGGTATTTTATAGATCTACTTAAATGAGAATATAAAGAAGAGTAGAGGAAAAagtggttggtttttgtttcccCCACCCAAGTTGGACTTAATCTGAAATTATGCTGTATAGCATCTTACCTAATTGCAAGTGGACTatggcatttgtttttcctgcagtgaGAGACCAAACGTTTAAATCTTCTATAGAATAAACATCTTCAATTTTCAGCAAGTCTTCCTTAATGCGATCCACATTTAAATGCCTGGGAACTCCTGTGATACCAAATACAAGACAAAATTAATTCAGTCTTCTGCAAACTCTGTGGCTTTTCAAATAAGCTATCATGGCAGATCTCAAAACATTGAAAGAGTTTATAATTTgtgttgtttaaaatgtttagtaTCTTTAAGTTACCAAAAGAGAAGAATATGCAAATTGCCATATTAAGTCATTCTGTATACTTAAGTAGTACAGAAATTATGCTGTTGTCTCAAATGCAATTTGTCCATTCCAGAATCCAGTCTCTAACAGTAGCCAACATCACATCCTTTAGAGCAATGTACTTGTGGAGATACAACTTTTTACTACAGCTCCTAGTAACTGCTAAGCTCAAACTCTTCAAAGGAAAACTTGTATCATTATCCAGAATTTTTTAATCCTAAAAAGCTCTTTGTTGTGTTACTAAAACTTGACAAAAATATGCATGAGGGTAGGTTTCCAATTTCTGATTCAGAGAAGTAACTGATTTAGAACTGCGAGTTAAGTTGTTGAACAATTTCATAGAAATAAGTATTTGAATAGGCTTCAAACTGCATGTATATCAGAgtagggttttgttgttttggggtattttttgAATGCTTCAACAAGCtagatgttttgtttctaaatgaaaagtttattttaaaatattcatttacaattgaaacattaattttgaaaggctgccttaaaaagattttatgtgGATTCCTTGGAAGTCTGTTTGCTGGAGATCCTTGAAAAAGGACCAGTTGGAAAAATTCTCTAGCATACATTAAAACAATGGTGCTATCACTTCTGATAGCACCATtaattctgacatttttatgGCAGCTGGATACCTTTGCAAAGAGCTACAACTCAAAGATCTGGAATTTGATACACCATTAGTTTGCCTTATCTATTTTGCCCAGCAAAATCTCAGCTGTTGCCTTGGAGCTGATTCAGGTTTCTTAATTCAGGtttcactattttttccttcaaggtaaaggtttttttttgctttttcctaaaTGTCAAAAAAAGCACTTGATATTGAATATGCTGAGGTCCTTGATTTTACCTTGTAGTAAAAgtcaacagtatttttttttcttcatccctATGTTCTCACTTTCATAACATGGAAGTACTAGATAATGTAGTTGTAGTGGGCATGTCAGTtataataatgcaaaaaatgTTGCTGGCATTTTCCCCTCTGTACCAGAGTTTACCAGTATTTGACatgtaaagcaaagcaaactgtgTGGATCTTACCTTCCAGAATGATAACTCCTGTGTCACACAGAATTCGGACTGTTGTCAAAACCACCAGTATGGAAAATACGTATGTACATATAGGATCAGCAATCTTGTATTCTGGCTGGAAGGGAAGTTACAAAGTGTTAAAGGATGTATGAAAACatgctcatttttaaaaacgTGACTCATAAAATGCAGTTACTTAGAACTCTGACTTAtatgaagatttcttttttgataattacaaaatataaaatggtCCTTGCCTGTTTTACATAACTATATGAAGCTTCTAATAGGACATCACAaagtatattattttcttaacttAGAAAAGTAAgtctctttttaatttaatcacttcaagtgaaattaaaaaatatatatatatcccacCCTACCTCAAAGATTAGCCATTACTTACCTTGAAACGTATGATGTATGCAGCTACCAGCACACCAATACTTTGTACCAAGTCCCCAAGGGCATGTACAAATGCTGCTCTCACTGCAAGGCTGCTGTGTccgtggctgctgctgtgggctgtgctgggagagtTTGACTGAGGTATGTGGGAGTGAGGGTGGGAATGGGAGTGAGAATGAAGATGTCCGGACTGATTCAGCAAAAAACCCAttctgaaagggaaagaagaaaaacattccgAGAAACAGGCTTTAGGGCTTggtgagtttttgttttaaaggaaagaaattataaagaatGGAGAAAGTAAAACTCAATATCATTTCCAGTCTTATTTTATGAGAATGAAGAGGTCCAGCAAAATGATGTCCCATGAGAAAATTACAGGCCATGAATGAATTAACAGTttattcagaaatgcatttatgaGCATTaatggagagaaagggaggtCTTACATTAAGTTAACTGCAACACCAACGGCTGCTGTAATCAGCATGATATCGCCATTTATTTCATAGTCCATATGGATAGTTCTTTGAACAGCTTCATACAAAAGGAATGCCATAAGGATATAGACCAGCAATACACTAATGATGGCTGACAATACTTCtgcaaacagaaaggaaacaacatTATAAAAATGAGTCTTGGATCTACTTCCGAATTATAACATGGACACAgccttaattattttatttttttgtgtgtattatGGCACTAATGCACAACTAGCACGTTGTAAATATAATTCACAAATACACTTAATAAATGGTGTAGCTTGTTTCAGTCAACACCTTCACACAGCCTTGTCAGTGTGTTCGACAAGTCATGTTTTCTCCAGTTATGCTAAAAACAGGCAATGATGGTGACCTGATCAGACCACCTAGAACTTTTGTCCGAGAAGTCACAGACAAAGGCCCTgcctgaaggagaggaaaattaGGTGGGCTGGTGGTGTTTGAGATCTCCTACAGAGAAGGGTTGACTTCAAATGTCTACAGTGTTAAACTAGATTTAGAGGTGACTTTGTATGTATCCTTTTGTAtttagaaggggaaaaagttATAAGAGTAAGGAACTGAACCATACAAACTTGTCAGACATCAGTCCTGAGCTTGTTGACATGTACGTGTACATGTGTACATTTTGGCCATGAAGCATTGCTTAATGTAAGTCTCAGTATTGACATGTGATGTTTTAATACTACTGAATGATTACTAAAGCCTCATATTTCACAAAGGTAGGAGTGTTATGACCAATGCTGTAATATAGGAATTCTATCTGATCATCCAGACTTTCAAAAGGGCACATGACATCAGTATgaagaaagtaaattaaaaaaatttcGTCCCAGAATGTCTGCTGCCATTTGCCTCTGTGATAAGTAGTTATAGCTCCCCACAAGGCTCCCGCTGCTCTGATGGAAAGTGGCCTGAATATTTTATGGGTTTGGACCTTAATGCTGTCTGCCTCGGTGCCCAGGTAATGAAACAGGGCTGGTGACAGTATACATAAAACCTGAGGATGATGAGTCCATCCTGTGGTTTTAGGACcctattttaaataacatagGGGTCACTAGATTTCACATAAATGTGCACTTTTTCACTCTAGCTTCATATACCAAAAATGATTGACCTTTTGTGGCTTTCTGGCTTTCCCAGATAAGACTGTCTCAGTTATAAGCAAGTTAATGCAGGGCTATAAAAAGTACTAGGAAAATCTTAAAGTTAGCTCCATTGTATTGCAAGTAAATCTGCAGCCATGCCTGAGTAATTTTTAATCACTATGCATAAGGCTTACTATTGTCACATGTCAGATGGATCACTGGGATCTTAGTTTTCCTCTGTGAGTTCAAAGATCAGGGTTGGAAGTTATTTGCATTGAATTATAACTGTTGTTCTTTCCTCTTGCCCTGATTTATTCCTGAGGAAGGGCAAAATTCAGCTCCTGGCTATGTGACAGCTGTAGGAAGATTGATCTCAGAAttgcctcccttctccctctgctttAAATCTGCCAGTGTGCAATGCAGCTTTGGCTACTGGAGGTGTCATTTCTAATAAATAATTGCCTTTATTTATTGAATATAACAGTAAAGAACATGCAGGTATAAAAGCTTCTCATACCACCAAAATCACTTGACCAATACACTGAATTTGTTATGGGAGAAGAAACTCATGCCAATGTACTCAGTCCTAGTGTGTGGATGTCTGGATTAGTACCAACATTACCAGGTGGTAACAAGGCTCTGAATGGCAACTGTCACAACTTCTGACTTCAGAGCAATAATGAAGTCCTAGAAATAACCCCTGCAAGTGGTAGCTTTCTTTATAATGTCCACAGATTACTCAGGGTAacagcctcccccccccaacacacacacacactttggTTTtccacaatgttttttttttttctaattcctgTTTGTGAAACTGTGGTTTTATAATAGAAAACCGTGTTTTCTGCAACAGAAACCAGTGTTTTCCTTGCAGTCTTTTTCACATTGTCATCTTGACACTATAGATTTGTGCTGAGATCTTTCACTTGTGAAATGAAGTATGCACTGTGTCAGTAGCCTGACTGATCTGTCATTACTGACGTCGTCTCTGCAGCAGTGGAAAGATGCCAAGTTTCATATCTGTGTTTAAATCTGCTCGCTGTCTTGCTGAGAAGGAGGTAGCTCCACTTGGtgaaacagaattatttttggcTTCAAGCATATATAACCCTTTTCAGATAAGACTGCAAGCttcattattttgtattcaCTTCTCTAACTCATTCCTGAATCTGTCAGCTTCCCTTTCACCACTGAAAAGGGAATACAATAAAGATGGAGCATACATATTACACATTCAAAGAGaattaaaacagatgaaaaacagtGCTTCCTTCTGGAATTTGACTAGACAAtcaacaaatgttttctttacagtgCTACACTTATGTGTACAAGTATGAAAATTCATGGTTCTGCAAACAAAACTGATAATGAACACTTAGAAGCACTTGATTGTCATGTTTTTGTGCTTAGTTTATGTATAGATTATCTTAAAATTTAATGCAAAGCAGATTGGCCATGAAAATTCTTGTACATACTCCTAGCTTCAAACAactgttctacttttttttttttttttttttttttcctgttacagaTGCTCAATCTCCACCCTATTTTTCACATTGCCATGTTTTACCATCTCATGAAATTCAGGCTATTGTTGAGCTCATATTATTTTGCTGACAAACTTCTTACAGCACAGGATATTTGGAAAAATGCATTATAACAAGAATATAGCCCAGAAGTAGCTTTGTTCCATAGACAGCATTCACTGAAGTGTGAAACCGGGTCCTAAGGCCACAACATTCAGAAAGGGTGCCTGAAATCGGCAAATAAACTTTACAaatatgacttaaaaaaaaagtatagggTCATTTTCAACAATCCCATCTTCAGTACTCACAGAGCCTGGATCAAGGTTTTGAGAATTTCTTGCAAGATCTTTACcaactttcccttttttcattGCAACCACAGGAACTCTGTTCCCACCCCCACAGGCTCTAGTTCTCCCCTGCTGATTGCTATGCTGCTGCTAACATGTAATCTCACGGAATGGTTGAGTAGAAAGGTGCCT contains:
- the SLC30A4 gene encoding zinc transporter 4 isoform X1, with amino-acid sequence MAGAGLWTSLKSALWRSGDPALFLNDSSAFDFSDEAADDDFPRFNKLRVVVADDPSDAALEPPGNGVHLGLQPDEDSLPERGSALWGAGGTAPGPCGGCSARRELCKQRKVKKQLSLAAVLYLLFMTGELVGGYVANSLAIMTDALHMLTDLSGIILTLLAVWLSAKSPTKRFTFGFHRLEVLSAIISVLLVYILMAFLLYEAVQRTIHMDYEINGDIMLITAAVGVAVNLIMGFLLNQSGHLHSHSHSHPHSHIPQSNSPSTAHSSSHGHSSLAVRAAFVHALGDLVQSIGVLVAAYIIRFKPEYKIADPICTYVFSILVVLTTVRILCDTGVIILEGVPRHLNVDRIKEDLLKIEDVYSIEDLNVWSLTAGKTNAIVHLQLVPGSSSKWEEVQFKARQLLLNTFGMYKCSVQLQSYKQETSKTCASCQSSSA